AGCCTTTTCTGTGAATGTAAGTATAAGCATATTATCTAAACTAATGCCTTCTTTTATTTTGTTTATTACCTGCTCAACAAGATTAAAGGTTTTTCCTGTTCCTGCTGAAGCTATATAATTTGTATTCATAACAGTTCCTCAAAAACTTTGTAATTTTCCTTTATTTTTCTGTTTATTTCCTCATCTCTGGGACAAAAATCTGAAAAACTGCAGTGATCACAAAGGCTGTTTTTTACTGGTGGGAATACTCCTTCCATTATAAGATTAAGCATCTGCTCAACAAAATCTATCTCTTGAACATCTACCGTGTATCTGAATTTTTTTTCTCTGTCGTTTACAGCAAGTATTCCTAATTTTTTTACCTTTTCTCCTAATATCCTTTTGTAAACAAGAAGCTGGGAGTATTTTGTTTTTATCTCTTTTTTTATGTTTGACGGAGGATTTTTCCCTGTTTTGTAGTCATAAATAGTTATATTTCCTTCTGGATCCTTATCAGCCCTGTCTATTCTTCCTGTAAAAATTCTGTCTGATATACTTTTTTCAATGAGCACAATTTTAGTTCCATTTTTTTTGAGAAATTTAAGGTCTTCTTTTAAAAATGAAATAATTCTTTCAAATGTAGCTTCGGCTTGTTTCAGCTCGATAGGTCTGTAAGAGGGTATCAAGCTATCAATTAGTGGGTTTATCTTGCTGAAAAACTCTTTTTTCAAAGCTGCTTTTCTTTTATCCACAAAATCTTCAGAATCTTTTATGCTTTGAAGATCAATATTTTTGTAAAACTTCTCAAGAAATTCATGTATTACTATCCCTTTGTCTATCGGTGAGATCTCTTTTCTTTCTGCTATTGCTTCTTCTTTAAAGCCGTTTATTTCTTCAAGGAAAAATCTGTAAGGACACTGGGGATATTTTTGGAAAGATGTTGCAGATATGGGAAATGTTAAGTCTATTTTGATGTTGAAAATGCTCAGTAAAGGTTTATTGTAACTGTCAATTCTTTTTTTATGGTCAGATATTTTTTTGTCAATAAATGGGTATTCTGCTTTTATCTCATCAGGCATAACAGGTTGTGGATATGTTTTTTCAGGTTTTTTTCCTGTTATTCGGATAATTTCCTGCAAAAATATAGAGGGAACTGCTTCTTTTCTTGAGCTGATCTCTTTTGAGATGTATGAAAGGTAGATAAACTTCCCCCTGTCAAAAATTGAGCAGAAGTTTAGAAGTTCCTGCATTAGTAAATGATAAGGGTAATTAATTTTCCCAAGCTCCTCCCTTGAGATAATCAGTTCATCTTTCAGAGGATTAGGATATCTGCCTGCGTTCAGATTAAGGAAAAATACATGATCAAAATTGTTTCCTTCAGCCTGTGTTGGAGATACAACAGCTACACCATCTATTCTGTCTTTTTTGTCTGAAGCCTCTTCTTCAAAAAATAGTTTAAGAATATCAATAAGATCGGTGTAGCTTATCCTGTCAAAAAGGTGGGCAAACAGTTTTTTATTTTCTATTCTGTCTAAAAGATTTTCAAAAAAATGTTTTCCTTCTGTCTCTTTTAAAAATTTTGAGGATATCTTCCTGAAAACATCTATATAAAACTTTATATCCTGTTCGTCAGGAAGGTTTAAAATGTTTGATATAAGCTCTTTCAGTCTGTCAAATTTTTTTCCATTTAGAATAAACTTTTCAAACTCTGAAAAATCAAAAAAAGGGGGGCTTTGTATGATGTTTTTATGTATTTCATCGGGATTTTCTATACTAAAAACCCCGTTAGATAAAACTCCTAAAATACTTTCTTTTGATATGCCCTTGATCTTTAATGTGAGAAGATCCATTATCTTTCTGCAGGAGTAATCATCTATATATCTATTTTCTTCAGTCAGATAGTAAGGAATGTGGTATCTGGTGAATATCTCTTTTATATATGGAAGATAGGCTTCTGCTTCAGGAACAATAACACCTATCTTGCTGTAGTTTACTCCTGATTTTTTCAGGTGGACTATTTTTTGTGATACAAACCTGATCTCAGATCTTTCATCAGGCAGGTTGTGTATCTGTATGTAAGGGGAGTTTACCCTGTAAGATGTGTCAAATCTATATACACCTTTTGCAATTTGTATGTTAGGGTGCTTTTCTTCTTCAAAAATGACAAAATCTGATATCTGTTCGTAAAATTCCCTCACTTTTTTGAAGTGATTGTGGTTGATGTAGTAACCGCTGTCCCGGTGGAAGTGGCTGAACACATACAGACTTTTTGACAGCTTAGATGCTTTTGTGAATAGTTTTTTGTAAAGTTCAGGAACAGCATGAATACCGAATATGATAAGGTGGTCAGTTTTGAAATCTGTTTTTTCTTCTACGGCAAGTTTGTGGAGATCCTCCCTGTCGTAAAAACTTCTACTTTTAAAACTCTCGTATTCAGATATGATCTCTTTTACAAACTTAGATGATATGTTTTCAAAGGGTATCTCAAACTCTTTTAACTGTTGCAGAAGAATGCCCAGATCCCATGCAAAACCATCAAGATTGTATCCTTTTTTTTGAAGAATTCTCTTTAGTATTATCTGCTTTTCAAAATCTGTAATAGATTCTTTTCCAGTTATCTTTTTTGAAAGATCAATAACCGTAAAAAATTCGGCGTTTATTAAAATCCCCAACCTCTGAGTAATATACTCTTTCAGATATCTTTTCATCTGGTTTGTATGAACTATAAATGTGATCTTTTCTGCTGGATTTTTCTGTATCTCTCTTACTATTTCTAAAAGCCTTTCTTTCAGGTATGAGTAACTTCCTGAGTAATACCTGTTCATCACAATACCTTGATCTCAGAATTCAGGTCTGATATGTCTTCTATACTGGGAAACAGGTATGAGTTTTGAAGAAAATGTGTGTTTATGTAAGAGAATAGCATTGCTGTGGCTTTCACATCTTCACTGCAGTATCTTCCTATCCTTTCCAATTCTCCATTCAAAAAATATTCCTTCACAAGTTTTCCATCTCCCTCTGTTTTTACAGGAATACCGCACAGGTAACACATATCTTTTAGGGATATTTTCCTGCCGAAAATATCTACAGGTATGTCAATATGATACTGGGTGTGGAACAGGGTGTAGCGGGGATAGCTGTTTTCCCATTTGTCAAACTTATCAAGATAAATACTAATAAAAAATTTTTCTTCCAGTTCTTGAGCATATTTAAGAGATCTGAGCTTTATAACAGGCATATCAAAGCTTTTACCATTAATGGTGATGAGAACAGGGAATATGGAAACGGCTCCTTTTGAGTTTCCTGTTTTTACAAATGAGTGAGCTTTTTTAAACTCTTTCCAGAACTGGTTCAGGAGTTTAAACTCATTCTCTGAAATGAATGTTTTGAATGTGATACCTTTCAGGTTTTTTACGCATAAAACGCTGACAGCAACTATCCTGTGATAATGGTTTGGAAGAAAGTAATCATCTCCTTCTTCCTCAATTTTTTTCAGAACTCTAGGATCTGATATTCCGTCTATCATTGTGTTGTCAGGAACTGTTTCTATATCAAAAACAAAGAAATTTTTAAACCTTTTGTACAGGTCTTCCCTTTTTTTTATTATTTTTTCTTTTTCCCACAGATCATCTCTGTAGTCCTCCATGGCAACCTCTTGAGTTTTTTTAGTTATATAGATTTCGGAAAGCCTGTTAAAAATATTTATTTATCTGATTTTTTTATAAGCTGATAAAGATTTGATGCAGAAACATAAAGAATAACAACTCCGGCTATTACAGGTAAAAGGCTTTGGAGTAGCTTTGCAGTCATCAGGGTTGGGTCTTTAACTGAAAAGGAGGAGAACACTCCTCCTATATTGTTTAATATAGCGTAAACACCAACTACAATCCCAAAAACCAGAAGTATATAAACCATTACTGAGAGTTTCCTGTTTTTGGTTTTGTGGCTTTTATAACTTTATCCCCTTCTATTTTTATGAGCTGTTCTCCCATCGCTGTTCTTTTTGCTACAGGGATTTTCCCTTCATCTATCTTAAGTTTAAGAATTCTTCCCTTTTCTGTAGATAATAAAAGGGTATCCCCAAAATTAACAGATGTTGAAACGCTAAGAGCGTCATCTTTAGAAAGTTTTACAGCCATCAGACCTTTCTGCCCTCTTTTTTTGAGCTTTCCTTCCTTTGTGTAAAACTCCTCCTTTCTGACTAATTTTGTGTATCCTTTTTCTGTTATGGTAAGCACATACTCCTCGCTGTTTATCAAAAATCCACCTCTGACCTTGTCCCCTTCGTCAAGATCAATAGCCTCAACACCTTTTGCTTTATCCCCTGTAACCCTTACCTGCGATCTGTCAAACATAAGAAGGTCTCCTTTTTTGGTATAAACGGCAAGGACAGAAGGGTGGTCGTCAGCAAAGGCTGTAACAACCCTGTCATCTTCTGAAAGAGGGATTATAAGATGGTTCTGTGATTTATAGAATATGTCCTCATAGGACATTCTTTTAACAACACCATTTTGTGTGAGTAAAAACATCCTGTCTTCTTCCCCTTCACCTTTGAAAGCTGTTCCCACTATCTCCCCTTCTTCTATGTTTATCTTTCCTTCTCCTTTTGGAAGGTCAGCAACAAGACTCCAGTATGCCCTTCCCCTGTCTGTAATAAACGCTATAGGTGTTGAGCTTTTTATCTCTTGAATTGATATAAGTTTTTCACCTGGTTTAACCGTTGTTATAACCTCATTTAAAACCTTTTGATAAATCTGCTCTTTTTCCTCTTTCTCATCAAACTTCCTGTTTATTATCCTTCCTGAGCTTAAGACAGCAAGTATGTAGTCTTCCTCAAATGTGAGCTGTTCGCCTTTTTCTTCAACGACCATAGTTTTTCTTTCATCACCGAACCTTTCAAGAAGCTCATCTATCTCCTGAATGAAAACCTTTATCTTTTCTTCTTCAGAGGAGAGTATTCTCTGGTATTCCTCTATCTTCAATCTGAGATCATCAGCTTCCTGATACAGCTTATCTCCCTCAAGTGCTGTAAATCTTGAAAGTCTCATATCAAGTATTGCCTGAGACTGGGTATCTGTTAGACCAAACTCTGCCTTTAGCTGTTCTTTGGCAGAGGAAACATCCCTTGATCCTCTAACTATCTCAATAACCCTATCTGCGTTTTCAAGGGCTTTTAAAAGACCTTCAACTACGTGAAGCCTGTTTTCAGCCTTTTCAAGATCATAAAGTGTTCTTCTTGTTATAACCTCTATTCTGTGCTTTATAAACTCCCAGAGTATTCCTTTTAGATCAAGTGTTTTTGGCTGTTTCCCAACCAGAACAGTGAAGTTTATAGGTATTGATTTTTGAAGCTGTGTTCTTCTGTAGAGTTTTTTAAGAACCTTCTCAGGATCTGCCTCCCTTTTTAGCTCAACTATTATCCTAATTCCGTCCCTGTCAGACTCATCCCTAAGGTCTGATATCCCTTTTTCCTGACCTTTTCTCACAAGCTCTGCTATTCTTTTTATAAACTCTACTTTATTGACCTGATAAGGTATCTCGTAGATTATTATTCTGTGTCTGTTTCCTGGAAGTCTTTCTATCCTTGCCTTTCCTTTTACAACAACAGATCCTCTCCCATCTTGATAGATTTTTATTATCTCCTCTTTTGGTGTTATCAGAACTCCCCCAGTTGGAAAGTCAGGACCCTTTACAAACTGGCATAGCTCCTCAACTGTTGCGTTTGGAAACTCTGCCAGATATTTGAGAGCCTCTGCAACCTCTGTGAAGTTGTGGGGAGGAATGTTTGTTGAAAGTCCTACAGCGATACCTGCTGCACCATTGCATATAAGGTTCGGGAATTTGGCAGGAAGAACCTCAGGTTCCATTAATGAGGCATCAAAGTTCTCCCTCATGTCAACTGTGTTTTTATCTATATCGGTAAGCATCTCCATAGCAAGCTTTGTAAGACGGGCTTCTGTGTTGTGGTTGATTATTCCGTTTCCAACAAATGAATGGCACTGGCTGTTTACTCTGATTGAATAGACAACTTTTTCTCCTGTTTCTTCTACAGTTTTAACCTTTGCAAAGTAGTATCTGTTTTTAAGAAGTTCTCTATAAAGGGCTAAATCTTCATCATCAAGTATTGCTTCAAGTTTTTTCCAGTATTTTTCTATCTTTTGATATCTATCTATGTTGTGTTTTGAAAGCCATTCATTAAAGCCTTTTCCTTTGTATTTTTTTCTTATGTAATCAGCTATGAAAGGAATAAAGTCTGTTTTGCTGTTTGCTGTTTCTTTTGCATTTAACTCTTTTAAGAGTTTTTCTAATTTTTGTTGTTTTGTGCTTAAAAATCCTATTTTTTCTTTAAACAGTTTCACATTTTCATATCCAGAAATAATAAGCCTGTGGTTTTGTTTGTCCCTGTGAATTCTTGAGATAATTCCAAAGTTAAGGAGTAAAATCTGGAGCTGTTTTAAAAGTTTTTTGCTTTTTGAAAAGTAAGAAATAACAACAGTTCCTTGACCTTTGTAAACAGAGCCATCTCCTTCAAATAAGGCTCTGATAAATGCTCTCTGTATTTTTTTAGAAGACCTTAAAACTGTGTATGGTACTTCTTTTTCCTTT
This DNA window, taken from Persephonella sp., encodes the following:
- a CDS encoding PD-(D/E)XK nuclease family protein, coding for MNRYYSGSYSYLKERLLEIVREIQKNPAEKITFIVHTNQMKRYLKEYITQRLGILINAEFFTVIDLSKKITGKESITDFEKQIILKRILQKKGYNLDGFAWDLGILLQQLKEFEIPFENISSKFVKEIISEYESFKSRSFYDREDLHKLAVEEKTDFKTDHLIIFGIHAVPELYKKLFTKASKLSKSLYVFSHFHRDSGYYINHNHFKKVREFYEQISDFVIFEEEKHPNIQIAKGVYRFDTSYRVNSPYIQIHNLPDERSEIRFVSQKIVHLKKSGVNYSKIGVIVPEAEAYLPYIKEIFTRYHIPYYLTEENRYIDDYSCRKIMDLLTLKIKGISKESILGVLSNGVFSIENPDEIHKNIIQSPPFFDFSEFEKFILNGKKFDRLKELISNILNLPDEQDIKFYIDVFRKISSKFLKETEGKHFFENLLDRIENKKLFAHLFDRISYTDLIDILKLFFEEEASDKKDRIDGVAVVSPTQAEGNNFDHVFFLNLNAGRYPNPLKDELIISREELGKINYPYHLLMQELLNFCSIFDRGKFIYLSYISKEISSRKEAVPSIFLQEIIRITGKKPEKTYPQPVMPDEIKAEYPFIDKKISDHKKRIDSYNKPLLSIFNIKIDLTFPISATSFQKYPQCPYRFFLEEINGFKEEAIAERKEISPIDKGIVIHEFLEKFYKNIDLQSIKDSEDFVDKRKAALKKEFFSKINPLIDSLIPSYRPIELKQAEATFERIISFLKEDLKFLKKNGTKIVLIEKSISDRIFTGRIDRADKDPEGNITIYDYKTGKNPPSNIKKEIKTKYSQLLVYKRILGEKVKKLGILAVNDREKKFRYTVDVQEIDFVEQMLNLIMEGVFPPVKNSLCDHCSFSDFCPRDEEINRKIKENYKVFEELL
- a CDS encoding DNA gyrase subunit A; translation: DFADQFETALVGSYGTSCCIYERKLKSGKTLIEYQIHHKEVIEDIKEKEVPYTVLRSSKKIQRAFIRALFEGDGSVYKGQGTVVISYFSKSKKLLKQLQILLLNFGIISRIHRDKQNHRLIISGYENVKLFKEKIGFLSTKQQKLEKLLKELNAKETANSKTDFIPFIADYIRKKYKGKGFNEWLSKHNIDRYQKIEKYWKKLEAILDDEDLALYRELLKNRYYFAKVKTVEETGEKVVYSIRVNSQCHSFVGNGIINHNTEARLTKLAMEMLTDIDKNTVDMRENFDASLMEPEVLPAKFPNLICNGAAGIAVGLSTNIPPHNFTEVAEALKYLAEFPNATVEELCQFVKGPDFPTGGVLITPKEEIIKIYQDGRGSVVVKGKARIERLPGNRHRIIIYEIPYQVNKVEFIKRIAELVRKGQEKGISDLRDESDRDGIRIIVELKREADPEKVLKKLYRRTQLQKSIPINFTVLVGKQPKTLDLKGILWEFIKHRIEVITRRTLYDLEKAENRLHVVEGLLKALENADRVIEIVRGSRDVSSAKEQLKAEFGLTDTQSQAILDMRLSRFTALEGDKLYQEADDLRLKIEEYQRILSSEEEKIKVFIQEIDELLERFGDERKTMVVEEKGEQLTFEEDYILAVLSSGRIINRKFDEKEEKEQIYQKVLNEVITTVKPGEKLISIQEIKSSTPIAFITDRGRAYWSLVADLPKGEGKINIEEGEIVGTAFKGEGEEDRMFLLTQNGVVKRMSYEDIFYKSQNHLIIPLSEDDRVVTAFADDHPSVLAVYTKKGDLLMFDRSQVRVTGDKAKGVEAIDLDEGDKVRGGFLINSEEYVLTITEKGYTKLVRKEEFYTKEGKLKKRGQKGLMAVKLSKDDALSVSTSVNFGDTLLLSTEKGRILKLKIDEGKIPVAKRTAMGEQLIKIEGDKVIKATKPKTGNSQ